The Athene noctua chromosome 15, bAthNoc1.hap1.1, whole genome shotgun sequence genome contains a region encoding:
- the GNG13 gene encoding guanine nucleotide-binding protein G(I)/G(S)/G(O) subunit gamma-13 produces MDEWDLPQWKKEVESLKYQLAYKREMSSKTIPEFVKWIEDGIPEDPFLNPELMKNNPWVEKGKCTIL; encoded by the exons ATGGATGAGTGGGACCTCCCGCAGTGGAAGAAGGAGGTGGAAAGCCTGAAGTACCAGCTGGCCTACAAGCGGGAGATGTCCTCCAAGACAATACCCGA GTTTGTGAAGTGGATCGAGGACGGCATTCCTGAAGACCCCTTCTTGAACCCGGAGCTGATGAAAAACAACCCCTGGGTGGAAAAAGGCAAATGCACCATCCTCTGA
- the LOC141966692 gene encoding uncharacterized protein LOC141966692 produces MVPSKKEKEQSVILISDDEAESTLGNSVLLVDSLEKSALGEEKSAEVVDEECELMVTFCKQAKVMPHARYDCTMHPFERMECDTCSPLGKNADICNQCYCYICDKLASECQNWTTPSLCHCNAHNKSKFWKEQRDFALAGVLVMFNLELTDIDTDLRHGGSLLIKFMQELSVEYSKYLIGQRMPPTKHECFCLPKFPPGQCNTCRSRNMETVYKYSGVFEMVTKFLNEAERESPKAAAVMLLGAAKEIALHKDPALSWQNLGHTDSLKIAVPCLLQRITTQLQRMLVLCDFPKSLYEKFVNFFQSISLPCHCFGFSNSLNVVPWDHVLLTTVLKGQNITGRRTQKGRKVFLWEALPVIEARVERMVDKMNYKEVVRYLRAVKCNDTKGLRDLRDKIPFYLCKTGDFLDAAHSLLFPVNSLACCTACRVTPGQFEVYLKMFRTGSVPIGNDILDSGPWITAGSPLKDGVLIKQALKLLYSNVLLYRNPKCWSSLIMILGSSSLLEKSGHLHPLSLKEPPLDFQKGVLAAGGGLLEELKAKINVSLPPAIFSPHLQHEACLILAVQAIQQMLFCDLPYLTSFLEIALAFGNNFWALRLLLEHLSYEEHILHGTVNLILRDLNRQKATMLKLWENLGPQYVGEFLCLFLTCRHKKMQSIGLFTLNIIMENLHMCPWAKHLCNFFHNAGLRHLPLGAAAHHEVSKFINIFEKL; encoded by the exons AGAAGTCTGCCCTGGGAGAGGAGAAATCTGCAGAAGTTGTGGATGAGGAATGTGAACTCATGGTTACTTTCTGTAAACAAGCAAAAGTGATGCCTCATGCAAGATATGACTGTACAATGCACCCATTCGA GCGAATGGAGTGTGATACCTGCTCACCCCTTGGAAAAAATGCTGATATTTGTAATCAGTGCTACTGCTACATTTGTGATAAACTAGCTTCTGAG TGCCAGAATTGGACAACCCCTTCTCTCTGTCACTGCAACGCACACAATAAAAGCAAATTCTGGAAGGAACAGCGTGACTTTGCCTTGGCTGGTGTTCTTGTAATGTTCAATTTGGAGCTCACAGATATAGACACAGACCTTCGGCATGGTG GAAGTCTTCTAATAAAATTTATGCAGGAACTTTCTGTGGAATATAGTAAGTACCTGATTGGACAAAGAATGCCTCCCACAAAACATGAATGCTTCTGCCTCCCAAAATTTCCACCTGGGCAATGCAATACCTGCAGATCACGCAACATGGAGACTGTGTACAA GTATTCTGGAGTTTTTGAGATGGTGACAAAATTTTTaaatgaggcagagagagagagtcctAAAGCTGCTGCTGTCATGTTACTGGGAGCAGCTAAAGAGATAGCGCTTCATAAAGACCCTGCTTT AAGCTGGCAGAACCTTGGTCATACTGATTCATTAAAGATTGCTGTCCCTTGTCTGCTGCAAAG GATCACAACACAACTTCAGAGGATGCTGGTGTTGTGTGATTTCCCAAAGAGCTTGTATGAAaagtttgttaatttttttcagtccatCTCACTTCCATGTCACTGTTTTGGCTTCTCAAATAG CTTGAATGTTGTGCCATGGGACCACGTATTACTGACCACTGTCTTAAAAGGCCAGAACATCACTGGCCGAAGAacgcagaaaggaagaaaagtttttctGTGGGAAGCACTCCCTGTAATTGAGGCTCGAGTGGAGAGAATGGTAGACAAAATGAA ctatAAAGAAGTTGTTCGCTACCTGAGAGCTGTGAAATGCAATGATACCAAAGG gTTAAGAGACCTCCGAGATAAAATCCCCTTCTATTTGTGTAAAACTGGGGACTTCCTCGACGCTGCACATTCGCTGCTGTTTCCCGTCAACAGCCTGGCCTGCTGCACGGCCTGCCGGGTCACACCGGGGCAGTTCGAGGTCTACCTGAAGATGTTCAGGACAGGCAGTGTCCCCATTGGAAATGATATACTAGACTCTGGGCCCTGGATTACAGCTG ggtCTCCCTTGAAAGATGGTGTTCTGATTAAGCAGGCGCTCAAACTCCTTTACAGTAATGTGTTGCTATACAGAAAT CCTAAATGCTGGAGTTCTCTCATCATGATCCTGGGTAGTAGCAGTTTGCTGGAAAAAAGTGGGCACCTCCATCCCCTATCCCTGAAGGAGCCACCGCTTGACTTCCAGAAG GGGGtgcttgctgctggtggtggcCTTTTGGAGGAACTGAAGGCaaaaattaatgtttctttaCCACCTGCTATTTTCTCTCCTCAT TTGCAGCATGAGGCTTGTCTTATTCTTGCTGTGCAAGCAATACAACAGATGCTTTTCTGTGATCTTCCGTACTTGACTTCCTTCTTGGAGATAGCCCTGGCTTTTGGG AATAACTTTTGGGCTCTGAGGCTGTTATTGGAACATCTTTCCTATGAAGAACACATTCTCCATGGCACTGTCAACCTGATTTTGAGAGATCTAAATCGTCAGAAAGCAACAATGCTAAAACT GTGGGAAAACCTTGGTCCCCAGTACGTGGGGGAATTCCTTTGCCTGTTCCTGACATGCAGACATAAGAAGATGCAATCCATTGGCCTGTTCACTCTGAATATTATTATGGAGAATCTGCATAT GTGTCCGTGGGCAAAACATCTTTGCAACTTCTTTCACAATGCA GGATTAAGGCACCTGCCCCTTGGTGCTGCAGCTCATCATGAAGTCTCGAAGTTcataaacatttttgaaaaactgTAA